A single region of the Bos mutus isolate GX-2022 chromosome 17, NWIPB_WYAK_1.1, whole genome shotgun sequence genome encodes:
- the TMEM119 gene encoding transmembrane protein 119 — MVSAAVPSLAVSLLLLLLRVLPTVSYSVSLQAGFLEDTGGSGEAEGSSASSPSLPPPQTPALSPTLVGPEPTPLAGPKPPTNFLDGIVDFFRQYVMLIAVVGSLVFLLMFIVCAAVITRQKHKASAYYPSSFPKKKYVDQSDRAGGPRAFSEVPDRAPDGRPEETLDSSQQLQAHILAATQNLKSPSRAAPSSGDLARAPEGRSEEEEKGPREADLEAQGRALPADKPEVPPLPEEPCSVEADAAAGAAAADEGQGEPDVAPLLAQEAGGPAGPPENPCVCGSVPPSI, encoded by the coding sequence ATGGTTTCCGCAGCGGTGCCCAGCCTCGCcgtgtctctgctgctgctgctgctgcgggtCCTGCCCACCGTGTCCTACTCCGTGTCCCTGCAGGCCGGCTTCCTTGAGGACACGGGGGGCAGCGGGGAGGCCGAGGGCTCGTCGGCCTCCTCCCCTAGCCTCCCGCCGCCGCAAACCCCGGCCCTCAGCCCCACGTTGGTGGGGCCCGAGCCCACGCCCCTGGCGGGCCCTAAGCCCCCCACCAACTTCCTGGACGGCATCGTGGATTTCTTCCGCCAGTACGTGATGCTCATCGCCGTGGTGGGCTCCCTGGTCTTCCTGCTGATGTTCATCGTCTGTGCGGCTGTCATCACCCGCCAGAAGCACAAGGCCTCTGCCTACTACCCCTCATCCTTCCCCAAGAAGAAGTACGTAGACCAGAGCGACCGCGCAGGGGGCCCCCGGGCCTTCAGCGAGGTCCCCGACCGGGCTCCCGACGGCAGGCCTGAGGAGACCCTGGATTCCTCACAGCAGCTCCAGGCTCACATCCTTGCCGCCACCCAGAACCTCAAGTCTCCCTCCAGGGCCGCCCCAAGCAGTGGAGACCTAGCCAGGGCACCAGAGGGCAGatcagaggaagaggagaaaggccCCCGGGAGGCGGACCTGGAAGCCCAGGGACGTGCGCTTCCGGCGGATAAACCCGAGGTGCCTCCTCTGCCGGAGGAGCCCTGCTCAGTGGAGGCGGACGCAGCTGCAGGCGCCGCGGCAGCCGATGAAGGTCAAGGAGAGCCAGACGTGGCTCCCTTACTCGCCCAGGAAGCCGGGGGCCCAGCTGGTCCCCCCGAAAACCCCTGTGTTTGCGGCAGTGTCCCCCCCAGCATCTAA